The DNA segment AAGGTCTTTTCTCCGCAAGCCTCTGCAATGGGAACGGTGACGGTTTGTGATCGTCTGGAACCGTCGGCTCAGGCGGGGAAAACAAAATTCCGAATCGTGGTCGATGGCACTGAGGGGGCGTCTGAGGAATCTGAAGGGTTCGGCGCCGGTCAGTCGCTGACGCTGGACGCTCGCTTAGAGGCCCCTGTGCTGGCGGCTCGCCTGCTGTTGCAGGTACCGCTCTCGCAGTCTCTGTCGCCTCTTCGAGTCCGTCTGGGGACGACACGTGGCACCAATGCACTGCTGACCCGTTCGGGAGCCAAGACCGGGCTGGTTATCAATTCAGGTTTCGGCGATCTGCTTTCCATCGGGACGCAGGATCGACCGGATCTGTTCGCGTTAGATATTTGTAAACCGATCCCGCTGACCGATTGTGTTCTCGAAATCGCGGGGCGGTTGGACGCCGCAGGGAAGGAAATTCAGCCTCTTGATGAAGCGGCCCTAGCGAACCAGTTTTCCGAATTGTCGGCTTCGCCGGATGCTCCGGATGTGTTGGCGATCTGCTTGATGAATTCCCACCGCAATGATTTGCATGAGCGGACCGTTCAGCAGATCGCGCGGCGATGTGGTTTTGCGCGCGTCGTCCGTTCCAGTGCGGTTGCTCCGTTGCCTCAATTGGTGCCGCGTGCGGAAACGACGGTATTGGATGCTTACCTGCAGCCGATCTTGGAAGACTATATCGATCGCGTCTGGGAACAGTTTGGCGGTCCTTCGAATTGCCATTTGCGTTGGATGACCAGTGGTGGCAACTTGGTTTCGTCGTCCGCTTTTCGAGGCGTCGATAGCTTGTTGTCGGGGCCGGCAGGTGGCGTGGTTGCATTGGCTAGGATCGCCGACCGAGTTGGCGCCCGTGGGGCGGTCGGCCTGGATATGGGGGGAACCAGTACCGACGTCAGTCGCTATGAGGGATCGATAGGACGGCGTCAAGAAAGTCAGTTGGCCGGCGTACGCGTGCTGACGCCCATGATGGATATCCACACGATTGCCGCCGGCGGTGGATCGATTTGCTCCGTCCGAGACGGTCGGTTGATTGTCGGACCCGAGAGCGCCGGAGCGGCGCCGGGTCCAGCCTGCTACGGCCGAGGCGGACCGTTAACCATCACCGATGTCAATCTGCTGCTGGGAAGATTGCCAATCGATCGCTTTCCCTTTCCGCTTGATATCCCCGCAGCCGAACAAGCTTTGCAGCGCGTCGCCCAGGCATTGCCAAACGACAGCACGTTGGATTCGCAGGCGTTGGCGGCTGGTTTTCTGCAAATCGCGATCACGGAAATGGCCGAGGCGGTTCGAGTGGTGACCACCGCCGCAGGAAGTGATGTGCGACAGATGACGCTGGTCGGATTCGGAGGAGCGGCTGGAGGGCATCTGTGCCGTGTGGCCGATGCCTTGGAAATCACGTCGATCGTCGACCATCCCGAATCGGGGTTGCTTTCCGCCGTCGGGATCGGAGCCGCTCCGCTAGGCAAAATTTTGACTTTGGCTTTAGAGCAGAAAATCGCCAACAAGGTTTCACCCGGTTCAGGCGATTCGCAGGCAACACGGATAACGGATTCGAGTGCGATTAGGAACCTGCAGCAGACAAGTGACGCGTTGCGATCGCGGACGCTGGAAGGTTTTGCCTCAGCAGAGTCACTCAGTCCATCTGAAATCTCAGCGGCAGAAGTGGCGGTGGAGGTGGATGTTCGTTACGTAGGAACCCAAGCGAGTCTTCCCGTTGCTGTCGATCCGCTGGACCGCTTAGCGGCAAGGTTTGACCAGTTGCATGCGAAGACATTTGGGTACGATCGTCCCGAAATGGAAATCGAAACGATCGCCATACGTTGTGAAGCAACGTTAAAGGAACGAGTGAATGGAGAGGAGTCAACGAGCGCAAACAACCTAGCGGCAGGGCGCAAGCCCTCCGGCCAGCAGTCGAATCTCACGGACGTTGGCGGAGAGGCGGGTGATGCGAATTCGATCGCGGGACAAGACATAGCGTCCAGTGAAGTGGGGCCGGAGGGCTCGCGCCCTGCCGCTAAGAATTTGGGACGTGCGCCCTCTGCTAATTCGGAAACGCTGCCTACTTGGGATCGTTTGCAACTTGAACCGGGACAAGTTATCTCGGGACCGGCAATTGTGTCGGGGCCCCACTCGGTCTTGATCGTTGAATCTGGCTGGCGAGCCGAAGTGGACTCCGAGGGATGGATTCAATTGGAGCGGACGGTCTCGGAATCGTCATCCGATTTGGTTTCGGATACGCAAGAAACGAGCGACGATGCAATCGCTATGGAAGTTGTTGCACGACGTGTCCAGTCGATTGCGGAGGCGATGGGTGAAGTCATCCGCAGGACAAGTGTTAGCATCAATGTGAAAGAGCGACGGGATTACAGTTGCGCCGTTTTCTTAGGGGATGGCTCGCTTGTCGCCAACGCGCCTCATGTGCCGGTGCACCTAGGGGCGATGGGGCATACGGTGCGGCGAATGATTACTGAATTTCCGCAAATGGTTGCGGGCGATTGTTTCATCACCAATGACCCCTACGCAGGCGGATCGCACCTGCCGGACGTCACGGTGATCACGCCCGTATTCTGTGCTCAGTCAGATGCAAAGCGACCGACGGGCTGGGTGGCTGACTTCTTTGTCGCCTCGCGCTGCCACCATGCCGAGATCGGGGGAATGGTCCCCGGGTCGATGGCTCCGGCGGCAACCAATTTAAGCCAAGAAGGGGTTGTGATCCGTCCGTTTTGTTTGGTCGGCAATGGAGTTTCGCATCACAACGAATTGCAGACGCTGCTGGGAAGCGGCCCTTATCCGTCTAGAAACGTGGCCGAAAACATGGCCGATATTGCGGCGGCCGAGGCGGCGGGACGATCGGGTAGCGAAGCGGTTCAGCAACTGAACGCGTCGCTTCCCCCTGGCACTTTGACCAAATTGCTTCAGCGATTGTTAACGGTCGCCGGCAATGCAACGGCCGACTGGATCGCCTCTTTGGGACCGGAGCGGCGATCCTTCCGCGATCAGTTGGATGATGGGACTCCGCTACAGGTGACGCTG comes from the Roseimaritima multifibrata genome and includes:
- a CDS encoding hydantoinase B/oxoprolinase family protein, with product MSSIEVWADVGGTFTDCLVLNPDAPDHLHRQSIKVLSSGLASATVVEQLASDSWLLEMPAAFTCDQFWIGAKVFSPQASAMGTVTVCDRLEPSAQAGKTKFRIVVDGTEGASEESEGFGAGQSLTLDARLEAPVLAARLLLQVPLSQSLSPLRVRLGTTRGTNALLTRSGAKTGLVINSGFGDLLSIGTQDRPDLFALDICKPIPLTDCVLEIAGRLDAAGKEIQPLDEAALANQFSELSASPDAPDVLAICLMNSHRNDLHERTVQQIARRCGFARVVRSSAVAPLPQLVPRAETTVLDAYLQPILEDYIDRVWEQFGGPSNCHLRWMTSGGNLVSSSAFRGVDSLLSGPAGGVVALARIADRVGARGAVGLDMGGTSTDVSRYEGSIGRRQESQLAGVRVLTPMMDIHTIAAGGGSICSVRDGRLIVGPESAGAAPGPACYGRGGPLTITDVNLLLGRLPIDRFPFPLDIPAAEQALQRVAQALPNDSTLDSQALAAGFLQIAITEMAEAVRVVTTAAGSDVRQMTLVGFGGAAGGHLCRVADALEITSIVDHPESGLLSAVGIGAAPLGKILTLALEQKIANKVSPGSGDSQATRITDSSAIRNLQQTSDALRSRTLEGFASAESLSPSEISAAEVAVEVDVRYVGTQASLPVAVDPLDRLAARFDQLHAKTFGYDRPEMEIETIAIRCEATLKERVNGEESTSANNLAAGRKPSGQQSNLTDVGGEAGDANSIAGQDIASSEVGPEGSRPAAKNLGRAPSANSETLPTWDRLQLEPGQVISGPAIVSGPHSVLIVESGWRAEVDSEGWIQLERTVSESSSDLVSDTQETSDDAIAMEVVARRVQSIAEAMGEVIRRTSVSINVKERRDYSCAVFLGDGSLVANAPHVPVHLGAMGHTVRRMITEFPQMVAGDCFITNDPYAGGSHLPDVTVITPVFCAQSDAKRPTGWVADFFVASRCHHAEIGGMVPGSMAPAATNLSQEGVVIRPFCLVGNGVSHHNELQTLLGSGPYPSRNVAENMADIAAAEAAGRSGSEAVQQLNASLPPGTLTKLLQRLLTVAGNATADWIASLGPERRSFRDQLDDGTPLQVTLQPNADGSKLTIDFEGTGKVHPHGFNATPSIVTSAVLYVLRSVSPTKLPLCDGVLQRIDLKIPEGLLDPPADEDPAKCPAVVAGNVETSNRVVDVLLGAIGGVAASQGTMNNLLLGNDHFGYYETIGGGAGATASQRGADAVHTHMTNTRMTDPEVLESRLPVRLWQFAIRQGSGGKGEHRGGNGMVRELEFLEPLTLSLITSRRTTAPYGQDGGEPGESGKQVLRTKAGEEELPPAVTRQVEPGDRLVIETPGGGGFGHGDTE